A section of the Oncorhynchus tshawytscha isolate Ot180627B linkage group LG09, Otsh_v2.0, whole genome shotgun sequence genome encodes:
- the LOC112257943 gene encoding uroplakin-3b-like protein 1 isoform X1 gives MAGSSAPVMYWAVLATLYCVLCSGALQFLYQAVMQPVKMLSMVQLYNFFEDLMGAVLDWLFIQPSSSFTRHTQNVCWNISVPVNNTPAINPSNLAAKLTTNSVILTSPSCYFDSLANLPCNSTTTCELWLVSAIDTGVNNFDADKNRSNIDTLSPYPTAFSSNTSKKYFLTKLGLQKDYPCPIAAGTDYFRVGSDGSCSTPNCNGILPVGSTARFRYVLINPENKTVVAESLWSNNITLYTLKDLESIDNGFAGRSASMIVITSILCSFLALLLLLLLIMLFYVLCCRKEKQEIQVPGSVRMYDTHNLKEPSPYVNRAYEDEPHRPTATSPIRLKSYTDYDLKKPATEL, from the exons atggcagggagctcggccccagtgatgtactgggctgtactcgCCACCCTCTATTGCGTCTTGTGTTCGGGTGCCTTGCAGTTTctgtaccaagcggtgatgcagccagtcaagatgctctcaatggtgcagctgtataacttttttgaggatctgatgggAGCTGTGCTGGACTG gcttTTTATACAACCGTCTAGCAGTTTCACTCGACACACCCAAAATGTGTGTTGGAACATTTCAG taccagtcaacaacACTCCTGCAATAAACCCTTCCAACCTGGCTGCGAAACTGACCACTAATTCAGTGATACTGACGTCCCCAAGTTGTTACTTCGACAGTCTGGCCAATTTGCCCTGCAATTCTACTACTACCTGTGAATTATGGCTCGTATCGGCCATAGATACAG GAGTCAACAATTTTGATGCCGACAAGAACAGGTCCAACATTGACACCCTCTCTCCGTATCCAACCGCCTTCTCTTCCAACACCTCGAAGAAATACTTCCTGACCAAGTTGGGGCTTCAGAAAGACTACCCCTGCCCCATCGCCGCTGGAACAGACTACTTCAGGGTTGGCTCTGACGGTAGCTGTTCCACTCCGAACTGTAATGGAATATTGCCTGTTGGCTCCACTGCCAG ATTTAGGTATGTTCTTATCAACCCAGAGAACAAAACAGTTGTTGCGGAGAGTTTGTGGTCCAACAACATCACTCTTTACACTT TGAAAGACCTTGAAAGCATTGATAATGGCTTTGCTGGAAGGTCTGCGTCCATGATTGTCATTACATCTATCCTGTGTTCCTtcctggccttgctgctgctgctattgctcATCATGCTGTTCTATGTCCT TTGCTGTCggaaggagaaacaggaaatCCAAGTTCCAGGATCAGTGCGCATGTATGACACTCACAACTTGAAGGAGCCTTCCCCCTATGTAAACCGTGCTTATGAGGATGAGCCACATAGACCCACAGCCACTAGCCCCATTAGGCTCAAGAGCTACactgactatgatttgaaaaaaccAGCCACAGAATTGTAG
- the LOC112257943 gene encoding uroplakin-3b-like protein 1 isoform X2, which produces MALLFYVVLCLSVWTGFCQIPVNNTPAINPSNLAAKLTTNSVILTSPSCYFDSLANLPCNSTTTCELWLVSAIDTGVNNFDADKNRSNIDTLSPYPTAFSSNTSKKYFLTKLGLQKDYPCPIAAGTDYFRVGSDGSCSTPNCNGILPVGSTARFRYVLINPENKTVVAESLWSNNITLYTLKDLESIDNGFAGRSASMIVITSILCSFLALLLLLLLIMLFYVLCCRKEKQEIQVPGSVRMYDTHNLKEPSPYVNRAYEDEPHRPTATSPIRLKSYTDYDLKKPATEL; this is translated from the exons ATGGCATTACtattttatgtagtgttgtgcctgtctgtctggactgGGTTCTGTCAAA taccagtcaacaacACTCCTGCAATAAACCCTTCCAACCTGGCTGCGAAACTGACCACTAATTCAGTGATACTGACGTCCCCAAGTTGTTACTTCGACAGTCTGGCCAATTTGCCCTGCAATTCTACTACTACCTGTGAATTATGGCTCGTATCGGCCATAGATACAG GAGTCAACAATTTTGATGCCGACAAGAACAGGTCCAACATTGACACCCTCTCTCCGTATCCAACCGCCTTCTCTTCCAACACCTCGAAGAAATACTTCCTGACCAAGTTGGGGCTTCAGAAAGACTACCCCTGCCCCATCGCCGCTGGAACAGACTACTTCAGGGTTGGCTCTGACGGTAGCTGTTCCACTCCGAACTGTAATGGAATATTGCCTGTTGGCTCCACTGCCAG ATTTAGGTATGTTCTTATCAACCCAGAGAACAAAACAGTTGTTGCGGAGAGTTTGTGGTCCAACAACATCACTCTTTACACTT TGAAAGACCTTGAAAGCATTGATAATGGCTTTGCTGGAAGGTCTGCGTCCATGATTGTCATTACATCTATCCTGTGTTCCTtcctggccttgctgctgctgctattgctcATCATGCTGTTCTATGTCCT TTGCTGTCggaaggagaaacaggaaatCCAAGTTCCAGGATCAGTGCGCATGTATGACACTCACAACTTGAAGGAGCCTTCCCCCTATGTAAACCGTGCTTATGAGGATGAGCCACATAGACCCACAGCCACTAGCCCCATTAGGCTCAAGAGCTACactgactatgatttgaaaaaaccAGCCACAGAATTGTAG
- the LOC121838700 gene encoding PRKR-interacting protein 1 homolog, with product MSATREKDGRPGKPSGKESQPLIIARTPAEEQRLKLERLMRNPDKPAPIPDRPKEWNPRAPPEFVRDVMGSSAGAGSGEFHVYRHLRRREYQRQDFLDKMTEKQKMDLDYLDKVSDNQQAADERTAKRRKKREKLKQKKLMAKKAKQEANNVEDSEKSSSSSEEDDQEREAEDDAEAPSFVMGKR from the exons ATGTCAGCGACCAGGGAAAAAGATGGTCGACCTGGGAAACCGTCAGGAAAGGAATCTCAACCTTTGATTATAGCCAGAACTCCAGCAGAGGAGCAGCGCCTTAAATTGGAGAGATTGATGAGAAACCCT GATAAACCTGCTCCTATCCCAGACCGACCAAAAGAATGGAACCCTCGGGCTCCTCCGGAGTTTGTGCGGGATGTGATGG GCTCCAGTGCAGGGGCTGGCAGTGGAGAGTTCCATGTGTACAGACACCTTCGTAGGCGAGAGTATCAGAGACAGGACTTTCTGGACAAGATGACTGAGAAG CAAAAGATGGATTTGGACTATCTTGACAAGGTGTCAGATAACCAACAGGCAGCTGATGAAAGAACAGCCAAACGCAGGAAGAAAAG GGAAAAGCTGAAGCAGAAGAAGCTTATGGCAAAGAAAGCCAAGCAGGAAGCCAACAACGTTGAAG ATTCTGAGAAGTCCTCCTCCAGCAGTGAAGAGGACGACCAGGAGAGGGAGGCTGAGGATGATGCAGAGGCGCCCAGCTTCGTCATGGGGAAGAGGTGA